One part of the Musa acuminata AAA Group cultivar baxijiao chromosome BXJ1-5, Cavendish_Baxijiao_AAA, whole genome shotgun sequence genome encodes these proteins:
- the LOC135673820 gene encoding protein CURVATURE THYLAKOID 1B, chloroplastic-like: MATTTTTSATCGLTSRALLDPKAASSQLRPHFVRLPTLPPPRPTASWSHRKTASHMSRSVIAMATGETPAEVSSELPEVMKTIKDAWDKLDDKYAVASLVLVGLVALWTTTGMISAIDRLPIVPGVLELVGIGYTVWFVYYNLVFEPDREALIEKIKGTYSDIIGSRS; the protein is encoded by the exons atggccaccaccaccaccaccagcgcCACCTGCGGCCTCACCTCTCGAGCTCTCCTCGACCCCAAGGCAGCCTCGAGCCAGCTTCGGCCGCACTTCGTCCGCCTCCCGACGCTGCCTCCTCCACGACCGACCGCTTCATGGAGCCACCGGAAAACTGCTTCTCACA TGTCAAGGAGTGTCATCGCCATGGCCACCGGAGAAACCCCAGCTGAAGTATCAAGTGAGCTTCCTGAGGTTATGAAGACCATAAAAGATGCG TGGGACAAGCTTGATGACAAGTACGCAGTGGCTTCCCTTGTGCTTGTGGGATTGGTAGCGCTATGGACGACAACCGGCATGATCTCG GCAATTGATAGGCTGCCCATAGTTCCTGGTGTTCTTGAACTTGTAGGAATTGGTTATACAGTG TGGTTCGTATACTACAATCTGGTCTTCGAGCCTGACAG GGAAGCTTTGATAGAAAAGATCAAGGGCACCTACAGCGACATCATTGGGAGCCGCAGCTGA
- the LOC103973156 gene encoding probably inactive receptor-like protein kinase At2g46850 — protein sequence MSPLPLFLLSLLALASPSPSPSPSASASATKATIPKSCGESCGGLSIPFPFHLNASCGPSVPAFRLACSANDSTLRLSLPPTSDLRVVAFLPSGSLLLDYSSPAAACDRWYADVNRSFGLDSSHFFAVTADNLLRLYDCEDSSICRAGCDRIGPLAGDTGCEGNRTDFGCCYPLSDGSVWKVGNRFSVFAGFGCRGFSSWAVMRYASGDGTATVERGIEVEWAVPRGYGNGTECAEGAVVVNATAVRQGVRCACAPGLVGDGFAGGAGCFKPCGNDAQVENDRACCKGIFCKKRVVVIAGVLLSVFILLMTAALCFCLRRPIKENMSDLDPACLPKIIGKACNARQFTYKELNEATKGFEEEHKLVVDIVDGTVHSGKLGDGTLVAIQKLKCRSKKNLRKILHRAELLSRSSHGNIARIIGFCFESDNTLLIVHEHFSNGTLEEHLQHERGNGLSWYLRINIASEIASALAYLQYEISTPSYIEDLKTSDILLDIYYSAKIAGFKFLKSGLVNGSCSYVVSRDTDVVYDFGLILLELIMGSKPGNISEVVLPKIDGRKFHEILDPYLRFDDHLPPQREQLEKVVGVVVQCLSSKENGGPCMVDIVKELICILKDNMGSSSRVEPALEVTFSNSSLLQMVSMSPDSMHASLCQNAN from the exons ATGTCTCCcctccccctcttcctcctctccctcctcgcCCTCGCCTCCCCTTCTCCCTCCCCCTctccctccgcctccgcctccgccaccaAGGCGACCATCCCCAAAAGCTGCGGCGAGAGCTGCGGCGGCCTCTCTATCCCCTTCCCCTTCCACCTCAACGCCTCCTGTGGCCCATCCGTCCCGGCCTTCCGCCTCGCCTGCTCCGCCAACGACTCCACCCTCCGCCTCTCCCTCCCTCCCACCTCCGACCTCCGCGTTGTCGCCTTCCTCCCCTCGGGCTCCCTCCTCCTCGACTACTCCTCTCCCGCCGCCGCCTGCGATCGCTGGTACGCCGACGTCAACCGCTCCTTCGGCCTTGACAGCAGTCACTTCTTCGCCGTTACTGCAGACAACCTCCTCCGTCTTTACGACTGCGAGGACTCCTCCATCTGCCGGGCGGGATGCGACCGCATCGGCCCCCTCGCCGGCGACACCGGTTGCGAGGGCAACCGTACCGACTTCGGCTGCTGCTACCCGCTGTCGGATGGGAGCGTGTGGAAGGTGGGGAACAGGTTCTCCGTGTTCGCCGGGTTTGGGTGCCGGGGGTTCTCGAGCTGGGCGGTGATGAGGTACGCGTCCGGGGATGGGACGGCGACCGTGGAGAGGGGGATCGAGGTCGAGTGGGCGGTGCCGAGGGGTTACGGCAACGGGACAGAGTGTGCCGAGGGGGCGGTGGTGGTGAACGCCACCGCGGTGCGCCAGGGAGTGAGATGTGCTTGTGCGCCCGGCTTGGTTGGGGATGGCTTTGCGGGAGGAGCCGGATGCTTCAAAC CTTGTGGCAATGATGCACAAGTAGAGAATGATAGAGCCTGCTGCAAGGGGATCTTTTGCAAGAAAAGGGTGGTTGTTATTGCTG GTGTACTTCTTTCTGTATTTATTCTACTCATGACAGCCGCGTTATGCTTTTGCTTAAGAAGACCTATCAAGGAGAACATGTCAGATCTTGACCCAGCCTGCCTTCCCAAGATTATTGGAAAGGCATGTAACGCACGACAATTCACATACAAAGAGTTGAATGAAGCTACAAAAGGGTTTGAAGAAGAACACAAGCTTGTTGTTGACATTGTTGATGGAACAGTTCATTCGGGAAAACTAGGTGATGGCACCCTTGTGGCTATCCAGAAATTAAAATGCCGGAGCAAAAAGAACCTCAGGAAAATCTTGCATAGGGCAGAGCTTTTATCTCGTAGTTCACATGGAAATATTGCCCGGATTATTGGATTTTGTTTTGAGTCAGATAATACACTACTCATAGTACATGAGCATTTTTCGAATGGGACACTCGAAGAACACTTGCAGCATGAAAGAGGCAATGGTCTTAGTTGGTACCTGAGAATCAATATTGCTTCTGAAATTGCAAGTGCTCTTGCATATCTGCAGTATGAAATATCAACTCCTAGCTACATTGAAGATCTGAAGACCAGTGACATACTTTTGGACATTTATTATTCTGCTAAAATTGCTGGTTTCAAGTTCCTGAAATCTGGACTTGTCAATGGATCCTGTTCATATGTAGTCTCCCGTGACACTGATGTCGTTTATGACTTTGGTCTTATACTATTGGAACTGATTATGGGTTCAAAGCCTGGAAATATTTCAGAGGTTGTCTTACCTAAGATAGATGGCAGGAAGTTTCATGAAATTCTGGATCCATATCTTAGATTTGATGATCATCTGCCGCCACAGCGTGAGCAGTTGGAAAAGGTCGTAGGTGTTGTTGTACAGTGCTTATCAAGTAAGGAAAATGGTGGACCTTGTATGGTTGATATTGTGAAGGAGCTGATATGTATTTTGAAAGACAATATGGGCAGCAGTAGCAGAGTAGAGCCTGCATTGGAGGTGACATTTTCAAACTCGAGCCTCCTGCAAATGGTATCCATGTCTCCTGATAGCATGCATGCTTCTCTTTGCCAGAATGCCAACTAG